The DNA sequence CGACGGGAACGGTGTTCGAACCGGGTGCCCACTTCATCAATCCGGTTTCACAGGACACCGTGTCGCTCTCCACGCGCCCGCAGTCCTACACGATGTCCAGCCAACAGGGCGAAGGGAGCAAGTCCGATACCGACGACTCCATCACCGTCCTGACGGAGGACGGACTCCGCGTGGACATCGACATCACCGTCCGGTATCGCGTGGATGCGGGACAGGCCGTGAAGTTCTACAAGAACTATCGGACGCTCGGGTCCGCGGAACAGCGACTCATCCGGCCGAGCATTCGGTCCGTCCTCCGAACCGAGGCGGGTGCCCTCCCGGTGACCGAAATCTACACCGGAAAGGGCCAAACGAAGCTGAAACAGACCGCACAGAGCGCCCTGAAGAAGGATTTCAGCCGTGACGGCCTCATCCTCGAAGCGGTTCAGATTCGGAAGGTCAACCTGCCCAAACAGTACGAGCAGGCGGTCGAACAGAAGGAGATCACGAAACAACGCCGCCAGCAGAAGGAGAACGAACTCGAAGTCGAGAAACTCGAAGCCGACCGGAAGAAAATAGAGGCGAACGGTGAGGCGGAAGCGAACCAGATATTGAGTCAATCGCTCGACCAGAAAGTCCTCACGCAGCAGTACATCGACAAACTGGACGACACCGATACGGTGTACATCCCGGTCGGCGACGGCGGTTACCCGCAGTTCGTGCGGAACATCGGCGGGTCGAACGACGATTCGCCGTCGGGAACGACCAACAACTCGACGAACGCGTCGGCCTGATGACGGACGACGCCACGACCCGATTGGCGAAGTGGGTCCTCGTCGCGGTCGGATTCGCCTCGCTCGCGGTGCTCCTCGGCGTCGTCGTCAGGTCGTTCGTGAGTTGGAAGGCCCTCCTCCTCTCTCTCGTCGTTCTCGTCCCGGCGGCGCTGCTGTCATATCGCCTCAGTCGGGCGGAACGCGCCTACGACCGAGGTCGGTACGGCATCGGCCGCCGCGTCGTGGCGGAGCGAACCTCGCTCGGCGACGAGGAGTGCGACGTCTGTGGCACCCACGGAGGGAACGGCGTTCGGCGGCGGTTCGTGAAGGAACTCGTCGTCGATGGCGTTCCGGTCGCGTTAGTCGAAAGCGGTTACAACGACTACTGTCGGGAGTGTTTCGCTGCCGAATCCACGAGGGTCGTAGCCGACCGGAACGATGAGAATCGTGAGGACGGAGAACCGGCCGAACCTGTCGGGAAGCGTGAAAGAGACGATCCCGAACGGTCCACATCGAGCGGACACGAACGAAGCGAATAACCTTCCTGACCGCGATTATGGTCCAAATTGCCAATATTTTTTCAAAAGTGAAAATAAGAAAATAAATTGGCAATCTTCGCTGTGAGAGAAAGGGTTAACGGGTGTGGGGTGTATTCTCTCCAGCAATGAAGGTACTCGTCACGGACCCGATCGCGGACGCGGGTCTTGATCGACTTCACGAAAGCGGTTACGAGGTAGAGACGGCCTACGACGTAGAGGGCGACGCACTTTTGAACGCTGTTTCCGACGCCAACGGGCTCATCGTCCGCTCCGGGACGGACGTGAACCGCGACGTGTTCGAGGCCGCTTCCGACCTCGTCATCGTCGGTCGTGCAGGTATCGGCGTGGACAACATCGACATCGAGGCCGCCACCGAACACGGCGTCATCGTGGCGAACGCGCCGGAGGGCAACGTCCGCGCCGCCGCGGAACACTCCGTGGCGATGGCGTTCGCCGCCGCACGCTCCATCCCGCAGGCTCACGCTCGACTCAAGGACGGCGAGTGGGCGAAGGGAGATTACCTCGGGACGGAACTGAACGGCAAGACGCTCGGCATCGTCGGCCTCGGCCGCGTCGGGCAGGAAGTCGCCAAGAAGCTCGACAGCCTCGGGATGAACCTCGTCGCGTACGACCCGTACATCAGCGAGGACCTCGCCAGACAACTCGGCGCGGAACTGGTGGACCTGGACGACTGTCTCGCCCGTGCCGACTTCCTGACGGTGCACACGCCGCTCACGCCGGAAACGGAGGGGCTCATCAGCACCGAGGAACTCGCGCAGGTCGAGGGCGGTTACCTCATCAACTGCGCCCGGGGTGGCGTCGTGGACGAGGACGCGCTCGCCGAAGCGGTGGACGACGGAATCCTCGCGGGCGCGGCGCTGGACGTGTTCGCCCAGGAGCCGCTCCCCGAGGACAGCCCGCTGCTCGACGTGGAGGACGTCATCCTCACGCCGCACCTCGGCGCGAGCACGGAGGCGGCACAGGAGAACGTCGCCACCAGCACGGCCGACCAAGTGGTCGCCGCGCTCCGCGAGGAACCGGTCATCAACGCGCTGAACGCGCCGTCCGTCGAGGAGAGCGCGTTCCCCCGCGTCCGTCCGTACATCGAACTCGCGGAGACGGCGGGCAAGATCGCCACGCAACTGCTGGACGAGCGCATCGAGCGCATCGAGATCGGCTACGAGGGCGACATCGCGGAGGAGACCGTGGACCTCGTCACCGCGAGCGCCCAGAAGGGCGTGTTCGAACCGCTCGAATGGCAGGTCAACGCCGTCAACGCCCCGCAGATCGCCGAGGAGCGCGGCGTCGAAGTCACCGAGAGCAAGACCCGCCAGGCCGCCGACTTCCAGAGCCTCATCACGGTCACGGTCGAGAGCGACGACGAACACATCTCGGTCGAAGGGACCCTCTTCGCCGACGACGACCCGCGAATCGTCCGCATCGACGGCTACCGCGTGGACGCCATCCCGCACGGCCACATGCTCGTCGCCCGTAACCAGGACAAACCCGGCGTCATCGGGTTCGTCGGAACCGTCCTCGGTGAACACGACATCAACATCGCGGGCATG is a window from the Haladaptatus sp. R4 genome containing:
- a CDS encoding prohibitin family protein, producing MSSDSDIPIDPDGSSGPSIPDIDLRSIFGNTLLIVLVILLIAAPVVGFLSWTPTDEGNVQVVKKWGAATGTVFEPGAHFINPVSQDTVSLSTRPQSYTMSSQQGEGSKSDTDDSITVLTEDGLRVDIDITVRYRVDAGQAVKFYKNYRTLGSAEQRLIRPSIRSVLRTEAGALPVTEIYTGKGQTKLKQTAQSALKKDFSRDGLILEAVQIRKVNLPKQYEQAVEQKEITKQRRQQKENELEVEKLEADRKKIEANGEAEANQILSQSLDQKVLTQQYIDKLDDTDTVYIPVGDGGYPQFVRNIGGSNDDSPSGTTNNSTNASA